The Pontibacillus halophilus JSM 076056 = DSM 19796 genome has a segment encoding these proteins:
- a CDS encoding type III polyketide synthase: MAYVASVGVSIPPNEITQAEIKEFVRHIFPRSEREVERLLPVFENASVERRQFVVPKEWFEEDHGFMDRNLVYEKKSLEFALEAADACLTNTTFLTEPIHYDAIDVVIFVSSTGVATPTIDARMMNERAFRTDTKRIPIWGLGCAGGSSGMARAMDYVLAHPKENVLIVTVELCGLTFQKNDHRKSNFIGTALFGDGVAASLVMGEQSTYRNRIRNRVPVMKRASSRLMKDALDVMGWNVNDHGFEVVFSRSIPRLVETFWKDHVTEFTQEIGVHPSTFPFFVAHPGGTKVLEAYEAITGSSSDKFKYSYDVLRNHGNMSSSTVIHVLKSWMEEFPPSHSKSLLAALGPGFSSELVYLEWSE, translated from the coding sequence ATGGCATATGTTGCATCTGTAGGGGTAAGTATCCCTCCAAATGAAATCACTCAAGCAGAGATAAAAGAGTTTGTAAGACATATTTTCCCTAGGTCTGAGCGTGAAGTTGAACGCTTGCTACCAGTATTTGAGAATGCTTCTGTAGAAAGAAGGCAATTTGTAGTCCCGAAAGAATGGTTTGAAGAAGATCACGGTTTTATGGACCGGAATTTGGTTTACGAGAAGAAATCATTAGAATTTGCGTTGGAGGCAGCGGATGCTTGTTTGACGAATACCACATTTCTAACGGAACCCATTCACTATGATGCAATTGATGTCGTCATCTTCGTATCAAGTACAGGGGTTGCAACGCCAACAATTGATGCAAGAATGATGAATGAACGGGCATTTCGAACAGATACAAAGCGCATTCCAATTTGGGGATTAGGGTGTGCTGGGGGTTCTTCTGGTATGGCGCGTGCCATGGACTATGTACTCGCACATCCTAAAGAAAATGTACTGATTGTAACCGTCGAACTTTGTGGTCTAACCTTCCAAAAAAACGACCATCGTAAAAGTAATTTCATTGGAACTGCCTTATTTGGAGATGGTGTTGCAGCTTCTTTGGTCATGGGTGAGCAGTCTACATATCGCAATCGAATCCGAAACAGAGTTCCAGTAATGAAGCGTGCAAGCTCACGACTTATGAAAGATGCACTCGATGTTATGGGGTGGAATGTAAATGATCATGGATTTGAGGTTGTCTTCTCAAGAAGCATCCCTAGACTAGTGGAAACGTTCTGGAAAGACCACGTGACTGAATTCACTCAAGAAATTGGAGTCCATCCTTCAACCTTTCCATTCTTCGTGGCGCATCCCGGCGGTACGAAAGTGTTAGAAGCATACGAGGCTATTACTGGAAGTAGTTCTGATAAATTCAAATATTCGTATGATGTGTTGCGTAATCATGGGAATATGTCTTCTTCAACGGTTATACACGTATTAAAGAGCTGGATGGAAGAGTTCCCCCCTTCGCATTCGAAGAGTCTGTTGGCTGCTTTAGGACCAGGCTTTAGTTCTGAACTTGTTTATTTGGAGTGGAGCGAATGA
- a CDS encoding DUF6123 family protein, with the protein MVEQQHSLAYFIEDLWAKGFRLSDEEVQFIYFGKNYAQLPDWVVIFAVRATLQFQRSFDGSFYIGLLDYLHENSPQTRKEAWELLEKRGLKKRSSFRFLKSRT; encoded by the coding sequence ATGGTAGAACAACAGCATTCATTGGCGTATTTTATTGAAGATTTGTGGGCAAAGGGATTTAGGCTAAGTGATGAAGAAGTTCAATTCATTTATTTCGGAAAGAATTATGCTCAATTACCAGATTGGGTCGTGATCTTTGCTGTACGTGCAACGTTGCAATTTCAGCGGTCTTTCGATGGGAGCTTCTACATAGGTTTACTTGATTATTTACATGAAAATAGCCCCCAAACTCGAAAAGAAGCTTGGGAGCTATTAGAAAAACGTGGACTCAAAAAACGGTCATCCTTTCGGTTTTTGAAGAGCCGCACGTGA
- a CDS encoding glucose 1-dehydrogenase, whose amino-acid sequence MYLPSFRLDGKLAVITGATKGIGRGIAHAYAESGADLLVIARTKEDLVFLKEELTPYDTNVYIVEGDVQQHKALIVSIEAVIPDRHIDIWVNNAGMNIRSKAKDVTEEEWATIVDTNMKSAFFLSQYAAHKMSQERVGKIINVSSVAGTKALRTGVVYGMTKAALIQMTKNLALEWGGDNLTVNAIGPWYFETPLTETVLQDEQYVNDILARTPLNRIGELKELAGVAVFLASEASNYMTGQTLFVDGGMSIYGF is encoded by the coding sequence ATGTATTTACCAAGTTTCAGACTAGATGGTAAACTTGCGGTCATTACAGGGGCCACGAAAGGGATCGGGCGTGGTATTGCACATGCTTATGCCGAATCAGGTGCGGATTTATTAGTGATTGCGCGCACGAAAGAAGACCTCGTCTTCTTGAAAGAGGAGCTGACTCCGTATGATACTAACGTTTATATCGTAGAGGGGGACGTGCAGCAGCACAAAGCGTTGATTGTATCGATTGAAGCGGTTATTCCAGACAGACATATCGACATTTGGGTGAATAATGCTGGAATGAATATTCGTTCTAAAGCGAAGGATGTGACAGAGGAGGAATGGGCTACAATTGTCGATACGAACATGAAGAGTGCCTTCTTTCTCAGTCAGTATGCTGCCCATAAGATGAGTCAAGAGCGTGTAGGTAAAATCATTAACGTATCATCTGTTGCGGGTACAAAAGCTCTTCGTACGGGTGTCGTATATGGGATGACAAAGGCAGCGCTTATTCAAATGACGAAGAATCTCGCCTTGGAATGGGGAGGAGACAATCTTACTGTAAATGCAATCGGACCATGGTATTTCGAGACACCGCTCACAGAGACTGTCCTTCAGGATGAACAATACGTCAACGATATCTTAGCAAGAACTCCGTTAAACCGAATTGGAGAGTTGAAAGAACTTGCGGGAGTCGCGGTGTTTCTAGCTTCAGAGGCAAGCAATTATATGACCGGCCAGACGTTATTTGTTGACGGTGGAATGAGTATTTACGGATTTTAA
- a CDS encoding cold-shock protein: MQNGTVKWFNAEKGYGFIQVEGGNDVFVHYSAIQEEGFKTLEEGQSVSFEIVEGDRGPQAANVTKN; encoded by the coding sequence ATGCAAAATGGTACAGTAAAATGGTTTAACGCAGAAAAAGGTTACGGTTTCATTCAAGTTGAAGGCGGTAACGATGTATTCGTACACTACTCTGCTATCCAAGAAGAAGGTTTCAAAACACTAGAAGAAGGCCAAAGCGTTTCTTTCGAAATCGTTGAAGGCGACCGCGGCCCACAAGCTGCTAACGTAACAAAAAACTAA
- the panF gene encoding sodium/pantothenate symporter, protein MNEAVWVPMVLFLFLIFFIGIWASRKKTEGAFLDQYFLGGRELGGFVLALTMTATYGSASSFIGGPGVAYNEGLGWVLLAMSQLVTGYFVLLILGKKFAIVTRKYKAVTLIDFLRVRYNSKWVVLLSALSIIIFLFSAMAAQWVGGARLIETMTGLSYTSALFLFAVSVLVYVVIGGFRAVALTDTVQGVIMFFGTMVLLVAVIHAGGGVSTIMDNLISENENLVTPFGKDRQLTPAYVSSFWILVGVGVIGLPQVTVRAMSYRNSRAMHRALIVGTIVVGFIMLNMHLIGVFARPILPGIDVGDKVMPLIAIEVLPSWVAGLVLAAPMAAIMSTVDSLLLLVSSAIVKDIYLNYVKPTAREQEVKILSIGVTAILGVLVFMMALNPPDLLIWLNLFAFGGLEAAFIWPVVLGLYWKRGNATGAIASTLVGITSYILIDQFLNQPLGVHPIVLPVLFSLLAYIIGSLATSKATTEVDSI, encoded by the coding sequence ATGAATGAAGCAGTATGGGTTCCGATGGTCCTATTCTTATTCCTTATCTTCTTTATTGGAATATGGGCGAGTCGGAAGAAAACAGAAGGTGCCTTCCTTGATCAGTACTTTCTAGGTGGACGTGAGCTTGGGGGATTTGTACTGGCTTTAACTATGACAGCTACATATGGAAGTGCAAGCAGCTTCATTGGGGGGCCAGGAGTGGCCTATAATGAAGGGTTAGGCTGGGTGTTGCTCGCCATGTCTCAACTTGTGACAGGTTACTTTGTATTATTAATCTTAGGTAAGAAGTTTGCGATCGTTACTAGGAAATACAAAGCCGTTACCTTAATCGATTTTCTGAGGGTGCGTTATAACAGCAAATGGGTTGTCTTGCTTTCGGCCTTATCCATCATTATATTTCTGTTCTCCGCAATGGCTGCTCAATGGGTAGGTGGTGCTCGATTGATTGAAACGATGACAGGCCTATCCTATACGAGTGCATTGTTCTTATTCGCAGTTTCTGTACTTGTGTATGTCGTCATTGGAGGTTTCCGGGCTGTTGCGTTAACGGATACAGTTCAAGGTGTCATCATGTTCTTTGGAACGATGGTGTTGTTAGTAGCCGTTATACACGCGGGCGGAGGAGTCTCAACTATTATGGACAACCTCATCTCAGAAAACGAGAATCTAGTCACGCCATTCGGGAAAGACCGTCAATTAACTCCGGCTTATGTGTCTTCTTTCTGGATTTTAGTAGGGGTAGGTGTAATTGGTTTGCCGCAGGTTACGGTGCGTGCCATGTCTTACAGGAATTCAAGAGCGATGCATCGAGCCTTAATTGTTGGTACAATTGTGGTTGGGTTTATTATGTTAAATATGCATTTGATTGGTGTATTTGCAAGACCGATTCTGCCAGGTATTGACGTAGGTGACAAAGTTATGCCATTAATTGCGATTGAAGTTCTACCATCGTGGGTTGCTGGGTTAGTACTTGCAGCACCAATGGCAGCGATTATGTCTACCGTGGACTCGTTATTACTCCTTGTGAGTTCAGCCATTGTGAAGGATATCTACTTGAATTATGTGAAACCAACGGCTCGTGAACAAGAAGTGAAAATCCTATCAATAGGGGTAACGGCCATACTAGGTGTACTCGTCTTTATGATGGCATTGAACCCTCCTGACTTGCTTATTTGGTTAAATTTATTTGCTTTCGGAGGACTCGAGGCCGCCTTTATTTGGCCTGTGGTGCTTGGATTGTACTGGAAGAGAGGGAATGCTACAGGTGCTATTGCCTCAACACTAGTTGGAATCACCAGTTATATTCTCATTGACCAATTTCTGAATCAACCGTTAGGTGTACATCCTATTGTTCTTCCTGTCTTATTCTCTTTACTTGCATACATTATCGGGAGTCTAGCAACTTCTAAAGCGACAACAGAAGTTGATTCTATATAA
- a CDS encoding NAD(P)/FAD-dependent oxidoreductase yields MTKKTIVVGAGILGASTAYHLAKKGADVLLVDRKDIGQATEAGAGIVCPWLTQRRNKPWYRLVKGGASYYPTLIKELEDMGEQQTGYAQVGAINIYDTEEKLEKKMKIAKERKELAPEMGEIKILNEEETRAMFPPLVEGYGAIYISGGARVNGRELRDALIRGAEKHGAEMLYGDASLVYEGSTVTGVTVEGETFDSDSVIVTGGAWSQQLLEPLGMTFKVTHQKAQIVHLDLPDTDTSKWPVLMPPYNQYMLTFGGGRVVVGATHEDDPDYDSRVTMGGVHDILHKAIAIAPGLRESTFVETKVGFRPFTPGFLPIAGAVPHMAGLYVANGLGASGLTSGPYLGAELARHVLGEETELDLSDYDVTTAFE; encoded by the coding sequence ATGACAAAGAAGACAATTGTGGTCGGAGCAGGCATTCTCGGTGCTTCGACAGCTTATCATTTAGCGAAGAAAGGGGCTGACGTCCTGCTCGTTGATCGTAAGGATATCGGTCAAGCGACGGAAGCTGGAGCAGGTATTGTATGCCCTTGGTTAACTCAACGACGGAATAAACCTTGGTATCGTCTTGTGAAAGGCGGTGCGAGCTATTACCCAACTCTAATTAAAGAACTCGAAGACATGGGTGAGCAGCAGACAGGATATGCTCAAGTTGGAGCAATTAACATCTATGATACAGAAGAAAAGCTCGAGAAAAAGATGAAGATTGCCAAAGAGCGGAAGGAACTAGCGCCTGAAATGGGAGAAATTAAGATTCTAAACGAAGAAGAAACGCGCGCAATGTTCCCGCCGCTTGTCGAAGGATATGGAGCGATTTATATAAGCGGAGGAGCTCGTGTGAATGGGAGAGAGCTTCGTGATGCTTTAATCCGAGGTGCAGAGAAGCATGGGGCAGAGATGCTTTATGGAGATGCTTCTCTTGTGTACGAAGGTTCTACTGTAACGGGCGTCACGGTAGAGGGCGAAACGTTCGATTCGGATTCAGTCATTGTAACAGGTGGCGCTTGGTCTCAACAATTACTTGAACCGCTTGGAATGACATTTAAAGTAACCCATCAAAAAGCTCAAATTGTCCATTTAGACTTGCCTGATACAGATACGAGCAAGTGGCCGGTTCTTATGCCGCCTTATAATCAGTATATGCTCACGTTCGGCGGCGGACGTGTAGTCGTTGGAGCAACTCATGAAGACGACCCGGACTACGATTCTCGTGTAACGATGGGAGGCGTCCATGACATCCTTCATAAAGCTATCGCAATTGCACCTGGATTAAGGGAAAGTACATTTGTCGAAACGAAAGTAGGGTTTCGTCCATTCACACCAGGATTTCTCCCAATTGCAGGTGCTGTCCCTCATATGGCCGGATTGTACGTTGCGAACGGCTTAGGTGCTTCAGGACTCACAAGTGGCCCTTATCTTGGGGCAGAGTTGGCAAGACATGTTCTTGGTGAAGAAACTGAGCTCGACCTTAGCGATTACGACGTTACAACTGCATTTGAATAA
- a CDS encoding ribonuclease HI family protein, translated as MLKGILLSIEGMLSMIEVYTDGAAKGDPGPSGAGIYIKNGRDYHSLSIPLGNMSNHEAEFHAVIHALDYCRQHYPDEIISVRSDSKLVVQSVEKSFCKQERFRPLLQQVETLGAQFPYFFIKWIPEKQNKQADELSRAALQKPKG; from the coding sequence ATGCTTAAAGGCATTCTTCTTTCTATAGAAGGGATGTTGTCGATGATTGAAGTGTATACAGATGGTGCTGCGAAAGGCGATCCTGGTCCTAGCGGGGCTGGAATTTATATTAAGAATGGACGCGACTACCACTCACTGTCTATTCCTTTAGGAAACATGTCCAATCACGAAGCAGAATTCCACGCTGTCATTCATGCACTGGATTATTGCCGGCAACACTATCCAGATGAAATTATTAGCGTTCGTTCTGACTCGAAGCTTGTGGTGCAATCTGTTGAGAAATCTTTCTGCAAACAAGAGCGATTTCGACCATTATTGCAGCAGGTTGAAACATTAGGTGCTCAGTTTCCATACTTCTTTATTAAGTGGATTCCAGAGAAACAGAATAAACAAGCTGACGAACTGTCACGTGCGGCTCTTCAAAAACCGAAAGGATGA
- a CDS encoding YhdT family protein, which yields MKQDARFAIANREAIYGIGLAVINFLWWYGFAYGLGSKPQEEYTYIAGFPAWFFYSCIGGFILMVLLVIFVVKVLLVDVPFDDEEGGQS from the coding sequence GTGAAACAGGACGCAAGATTTGCAATTGCCAATAGAGAGGCAATATACGGAATCGGACTGGCCGTCATTAATTTCTTGTGGTGGTATGGGTTTGCGTACGGCTTAGGTTCAAAGCCGCAAGAAGAATATACGTATATAGCAGGCTTTCCTGCTTGGTTTTTCTATAGTTGTATTGGAGGATTTATTCTAATGGTTCTTCTCGTCATTTTCGTCGTAAAGGTGTTATTAGTCGATGTGCCGTTCGATGATGAGGAGGGAGGACAATCATGA
- a CDS encoding isoprenylcysteine carboxyl methyltransferase family protein produces MNFFVYLYGFILVQRLVEVLVAKYNEKWMKERGAVEVAGGHYKYIVIVHTLFFISILLEAYPKEILLSDWKGFLLGIFFVTQGFRIWCLSTLGRYWNTKIIILPGSELVKKGPYKIMKHPNYFIVAVEFVVIPLLFSAYVTAIVFPLLHGLLMLIRIPHENRALEKISE; encoded by the coding sequence ATGAATTTCTTCGTCTATTTGTACGGGTTCATTCTCGTGCAACGATTGGTTGAGGTACTCGTTGCCAAGTATAATGAAAAGTGGATGAAAGAGAGAGGAGCTGTTGAAGTTGCAGGTGGGCACTACAAATATATTGTCATTGTCCATACCTTGTTCTTCATATCCATATTGTTAGAGGCCTACCCAAAGGAGATTTTGTTGTCTGATTGGAAAGGATTCTTACTTGGGATTTTCTTTGTGACACAAGGGTTTCGCATTTGGTGTTTGTCAACGCTTGGACGTTATTGGAATACAAAGATCATTATCTTGCCCGGTTCAGAGTTAGTAAAGAAAGGACCATACAAGATTATGAAACACCCAAATTACTTCATTGTAGCGGTTGAGTTCGTAGTCATCCCTCTATTGTTCAGTGCATACGTGACAGCAATTGTATTCCCGTTATTACACGGGTTGCTCATGCTTATTCGAATTCCTCATGAGAATCGAGCATTAGAGAAGATTTCAGAATAA
- a CDS encoding sulfurtransferase, whose product MSIICSPEWAEKMLKRDDVVAVDCRFKLGDPNYGYEAYVEGHLPGAVHMDLEREMSGVVAKNMGRHPLPSPRKFASTISEKGIGLHDSVIAYDDQLSPMACRFAWMMKWLGHVEVYVIDGGLNAWLLDGYSVESGVVNRKQAMYTPSTKDDLLVDVEDVKGRQETPLIDSRAYERYIGKEEPIDPVAGHIPGAICMDWKNVLDERGRWKSKEALQSQFRSLHNEREVIVYCGSGVTATVNIIALWEAGVKQVKLYSGSFSHWITDFERPVERC is encoded by the coding sequence GTGAGCATCATATGTAGTCCAGAGTGGGCAGAAAAAATGTTAAAGCGAGATGACGTTGTGGCAGTGGATTGTCGCTTTAAGCTAGGTGATCCTAATTATGGCTATGAAGCCTATGTAGAGGGTCATTTACCTGGAGCTGTACACATGGATTTAGAACGTGAAATGAGTGGAGTTGTAGCGAAAAACATGGGAAGACACCCGTTGCCTTCGCCTCGGAAATTTGCTAGTACGATAAGTGAGAAGGGAATTGGACTACACGATAGCGTGATTGCGTATGATGATCAGCTGTCTCCAATGGCTTGCCGGTTCGCATGGATGATGAAATGGCTTGGTCATGTAGAAGTGTATGTAATTGATGGAGGACTGAATGCATGGCTTTTAGATGGTTATTCAGTTGAATCTGGTGTAGTCAACCGGAAACAAGCGATGTATACCCCATCAACGAAGGATGATCTTCTTGTTGACGTTGAGGACGTGAAAGGAAGACAGGAGACCCCTCTTATTGATTCGAGGGCTTACGAACGGTATATAGGTAAGGAAGAACCGATTGATCCGGTAGCGGGTCATATTCCAGGTGCCATTTGTATGGACTGGAAAAACGTCTTAGATGAACGGGGGCGCTGGAAGTCGAAGGAAGCATTGCAATCACAATTCCGTTCTCTACATAACGAACGTGAAGTCATCGTGTATTGTGGTTCTGGTGTTACAGCTACGGTTAACATCATTGCATTGTGGGAAGCAGGGGTTAAGCAAGTGAAGCTTTATAGCGGCAGTTTTAGTCACTGGATTACAGATTTCGAACGTCCAGTAGAACGATGCTAA
- a CDS encoding formate--tetrahydrofolate ligase, translating into MKSDIQIAQEATMKPIASIAEQLNLSTKDWEPYGHYKAKLSYSLMEDLEEKPDGKVVLVTAINPTPAGEGKSTVTVGLGQAMNQIQKQTIIALREPSLGPTMGIKGGAAGGGYSQVLPMEDINLHFTGDIHAITTANNALSAFIDNHIHQSNELNIDARKVGWKRVVDLNDRALREVIVGLGGPKRGVPREDGFNITVASEIMAILCLASSLDDLKKRLSEIVFGYTYDDQPVTVRELKMEGALTLLLKDALKPNLVQTMEHTPAIIHGGPFANIAHGCNSVMATNYARKLGEYVITEAGFGADLGAEKFLNIKTRAGGFEPDAVVLVATARALKMHGGVPKGDLKLENVEALKAGIANLKKHMETLESFGLPYVIAINRFETDSEAELQFIEEWCKQQGASVALTEVWAKGGQGGIDLAYKVVDAIDKGKTSFRHTYELTDSLETKITKVATVIYGARNVEFSSKAKQQLQQYAENGWGDLPVCMAKTPASLSDDPTKYGRPTDFTITVRELSASVGAGFIVALTGDVLTMPGLPKSPAALNMDVGENGEALGLF; encoded by the coding sequence ATGAAATCAGACATTCAAATTGCTCAGGAGGCTACGATGAAGCCGATTGCCTCCATTGCTGAACAACTAAATTTATCAACAAAGGATTGGGAGCCTTATGGGCACTACAAGGCGAAGCTTTCTTATTCATTAATGGAAGACCTTGAAGAGAAACCTGATGGCAAGGTTGTTCTTGTCACGGCTATTAACCCAACTCCAGCCGGAGAGGGCAAATCTACTGTCACGGTCGGGCTAGGTCAGGCAATGAATCAAATCCAAAAACAAACCATTATTGCTCTTCGTGAGCCATCTCTTGGTCCTACGATGGGGATTAAAGGAGGCGCAGCTGGTGGAGGTTACTCTCAGGTGCTTCCAATGGAAGATATTAACCTTCACTTCACTGGTGATATTCATGCCATTACAACCGCCAATAATGCGCTCTCAGCTTTCATTGACAATCATATACACCAAAGTAACGAATTAAACATCGATGCTCGAAAGGTTGGTTGGAAGCGCGTAGTAGATTTAAACGATCGCGCACTAAGAGAGGTGATTGTTGGCTTAGGTGGGCCTAAACGAGGGGTTCCAAGAGAAGATGGGTTCAATATTACGGTAGCGTCAGAAATTATGGCTATACTTTGTTTAGCTTCTAGTTTAGATGATTTAAAGAAACGTCTCAGTGAAATCGTATTCGGCTATACATATGACGATCAGCCAGTTACGGTTCGTGAACTGAAAATGGAAGGAGCACTTACGCTTCTTCTTAAGGATGCATTAAAACCAAATCTTGTTCAAACGATGGAGCACACTCCTGCTATTATACACGGAGGGCCGTTTGCGAATATTGCCCATGGTTGCAATAGTGTGATGGCTACGAATTATGCTCGTAAACTCGGAGAATATGTCATTACAGAAGCAGGATTTGGAGCGGACCTTGGAGCTGAGAAATTCTTAAACATTAAAACGAGAGCTGGTGGGTTTGAACCAGACGCCGTCGTTCTTGTTGCAACGGCACGTGCATTAAAGATGCATGGTGGAGTTCCTAAAGGTGACTTGAAGCTAGAAAACGTAGAAGCTCTTAAAGCGGGAATCGCGAATCTTAAGAAACATATGGAAACGCTAGAAAGCTTCGGTCTTCCTTATGTGATTGCGATTAACCGATTTGAAACGGATAGTGAAGCAGAACTTCAGTTCATAGAAGAATGGTGTAAACAACAAGGTGCTTCTGTCGCTCTAACTGAAGTCTGGGCGAAAGGAGGGCAAGGAGGCATTGACCTTGCATATAAAGTTGTGGACGCTATAGATAAAGGCAAGACGTCTTTCCGTCATACGTACGAGTTGACCGACTCTCTTGAAACAAAGATTACAAAAGTTGCAACAGTAATCTATGGGGCAAGGAATGTGGAATTCTCATCTAAAGCGAAGCAACAACTCCAACAGTACGCCGAAAATGGTTGGGGAGACCTTCCTGTCTGTATGGCCAAAACGCCAGCTTCCTTATCAGATGACCCAACGAAGTACGGACGTCCGACCGACTTCACGATTACCGTTCGTGAACTCAGTGCTTCAGTTGGTGCTGGATTCATCGTCGCTTTAACAGGGGATGTCTTAACGATGCCAGGATTGCCTAAGTCGCCAGCGGCTTTAAACATGGATGTAGGTGAGAACGGCGAGGCGCTTGGATTGTTTTAA
- a CDS encoding queuosine precursor transporter, whose translation MFNELYWLLFAIINFSLILVMYRIFGRTGLFVWIGMSTVVANIQVTKMVELFGMTATLGNIIYGTAFLATDILNEKYGKNDAKRAVWMGFFTLISMTIMMQLALQFIPAESDVVQDALNTIFSQIPKVAIGSLLAYLVSQYVDVLIYSAIKARLPQDKFLWVRNNGSTMVSQLLDTLVFTAIAFYGTPWDIWFEIFLTTYVIKFIVAAADTPFLYVAKRFKHGK comes from the coding sequence ATGTTTAATGAACTTTATTGGCTCTTATTTGCTATTATTAATTTTAGCTTAATCTTAGTGATGTACCGAATCTTCGGTCGCACTGGTCTCTTTGTATGGATTGGTATGTCGACAGTTGTTGCAAATATCCAGGTTACAAAGATGGTCGAATTGTTTGGCATGACCGCAACACTTGGGAATATCATTTACGGAACAGCTTTCCTTGCGACAGATATTCTGAACGAGAAGTATGGAAAGAACGATGCCAAACGCGCGGTGTGGATGGGATTCTTCACACTAATTAGCATGACGATCATGATGCAGCTCGCTCTTCAATTTATTCCCGCTGAAAGCGATGTCGTACAAGACGCACTAAACACCATCTTTAGTCAAATTCCAAAGGTAGCCATAGGTAGTCTACTCGCTTATCTTGTCAGTCAGTATGTGGACGTGCTGATTTATTCAGCAATAAAGGCAAGATTGCCTCAAGACAAGTTCTTATGGGTACGGAATAATGGGAGTACGATGGTGAGCCAATTGCTCGATACGTTAGTATTCACAGCAATCGCATTTTATGGGACTCCTTGGGATATCTGGTTCGAAATTTTCCTTACCACTTATGTGATTAAATTTATTGTAGCAGCTGCAGATACACCGTTCCTATATGTTGCAAAACGGTTTAAACATGGTAAATAA
- a CDS encoding AI-2E family transporter — protein MMNRWDESSPIRFLGGKVLLYILGVILFIGVNILVYTRISYLFTPLVVFIETVALPVILAVVAYYLLIPLISLLEKFGMRRIYSILLILSLVAGLITLLIFLLLPFLEKQFLSLAEELPQYVIQLVENVDAWFKNSIFSNYYNNMFQDVEGILSQLPNTMSTYASNTLDGITTFITTITDVIIAIVTLPFILFYLLKEGYKLPEMILRVFPPKVRPDLRHVFKGIDHQLSAYIQGQILVSVCIGIMMYIGFVIIGLDYALLLAAIASVTSVVPYLGPMIAITPALIIAIVTSPFMLVKLVIVWTIVQLLEGKFISPQIMGKSLHIHPVTIIFVLLTAGHLFGLLGIIVAIPGYAILKVVVGHLFVLFKRRYNRYALEDNQYEQSE, from the coding sequence ATGATGAATCGATGGGACGAGTCTTCACCAATTCGTTTCTTAGGCGGAAAGGTATTGCTCTACATATTAGGCGTTATTCTATTCATTGGGGTGAATATTCTTGTTTACACACGTATTTCCTATCTATTCACCCCATTAGTTGTGTTCATAGAGACGGTGGCCTTGCCGGTCATCTTAGCTGTTGTTGCGTATTACTTACTCATTCCGTTGATCTCTCTATTAGAGAAGTTCGGAATGAGGCGAATCTATAGCATCTTGCTTATCCTTAGTTTAGTAGCTGGATTAATTACGCTGCTTATTTTCTTGCTTCTCCCATTTCTTGAGAAGCAATTTCTGAGCTTGGCTGAGGAATTGCCTCAGTACGTCATTCAATTAGTGGAGAATGTCGATGCGTGGTTTAAGAACTCCATCTTCTCAAACTATTACAACAACATGTTTCAAGATGTGGAGGGAATCCTTTCCCAATTGCCGAACACAATGTCCACATACGCATCAAATACCCTGGATGGAATTACGACATTTATTACGACCATCACGGATGTCATTATAGCGATTGTAACGCTTCCATTCATTTTGTTTTACCTGCTTAAAGAGGGATACAAGCTTCCAGAAATGATTCTACGAGTCTTTCCTCCTAAGGTAAGACCAGACTTAAGGCATGTGTTTAAAGGGATTGACCACCAGTTAAGTGCTTACATTCAAGGACAGATATTAGTCAGTGTATGCATTGGGATTATGATGTATATCGGATTTGTCATTATCGGGTTGGATTATGCATTATTGCTTGCGGCAATTGCTAGTGTGACGAGCGTAGTGCCTTATTTGGGTCCTATGATAGCCATCACACCAGCTCTAATTATAGCCATCGTAACGTCTCCATTCATGCTTGTGAAACTTGTTATTGTATGGACGATTGTTCAATTGCTAGAAGGGAAATTTATTTCACCTCAGATAATGGGAAAGAGTTTGCACATTCATCCTGTTACCATTATCTTTGTGTTGCTGACAGCAGGTCATTTGTTTGGTCTATTAGGGATAATTGTAGCTATTCCTGGTTATGCAATCCTTAAAGTAGTTGTAGGCCATCTATTTGTCCTATTCAAACGACGGTATAATAGATACGCTTTAGAAGACAATCAGTATGAACAGAGTGAATGA